Proteins co-encoded in one Dehalogenimonas sp. WBC-2 genomic window:
- a CDS encoding 4-hydroxy-3-methylbut-2-enyl diphosphate reductase — MKIEKAADLGFCFGVKRALATLEDVARHKGGVETLGALVHNQQVMARLNGLGVRVVADISEVIGDTVVISSHGVGPKVLEAIKARGIEIVDTTCPFVQRAQKGAHRLAEAGFFTIIYGDVNHPEVKGILGWAEGRGLATLSSASLDEVEMPRHIGLLSQTTQVPARFIEFAKAVTEKALVKDAELRIVDTVCHDIRLRQAATLALARRADVMLVIGGHHSANTRHLVELCLPVTVTYLVETADEIDPSWLKGKCLAGITAGASTAPETIDAVVRRLEELSG; from the coding sequence GTGAAGATAGAAAAAGCGGCCGACCTGGGATTTTGCTTTGGGGTCAAGAGAGCTCTTGCCACACTCGAGGACGTAGCCCGGCACAAGGGCGGAGTGGAGACGCTGGGGGCACTAGTGCATAACCAGCAGGTCATGGCGCGGCTCAATGGCCTGGGAGTGAGAGTGGTCGCGGACATCTCGGAGGTCATCGGCGACACCGTAGTCATCAGTTCTCACGGCGTCGGTCCGAAAGTGCTGGAGGCGATAAAAGCCAGGGGTATAGAGATCGTCGATACTACCTGTCCCTTTGTGCAGCGCGCTCAGAAGGGAGCCCACCGGCTGGCCGAGGCGGGCTTTTTCACAATTATATATGGCGACGTTAATCATCCTGAGGTAAAGGGAATACTGGGCTGGGCGGAAGGGCGGGGCCTGGCAACGCTATCGTCTGCCAGCCTGGATGAAGTTGAAATGCCGAGGCATATCGGTCTTTTATCTCAGACAACCCAGGTGCCGGCGCGCTTTATTGAATTTGCCAAGGCGGTGACCGAGAAAGCACTGGTCAAAGATGCAGAACTGCGAATAGTAGATACGGTGTGCCATGATATCCGCTTGCGGCAGGCGGCGACACTGGCACTGGCCCGCAGGGCAGATGTGATGCTGGTAATTGGCGGCCACCACAGCGCCAATACCAGGCATTTGGTAGAATTATGTTTGCCGGTCACCGTCACCTATCTAGTCGAAACGGCAGACGAGATTGATCCTAGCTGGCTGAAAGGGAAGTGCCTTGCTGGTATCACCGCCGGAGCCTCTACGGCGCCGGAAACGATAGATGCAGTAGTACGCCGATTGGAGGAACTGAGTGGCTGA
- a CDS encoding methylthioribose-1-phosphate isomerase → MKTETYKPVEWLGDRLMIIDQTRLPQHEIYLELADHHQVAEAIKSLKVRGAPAIGVAAAYGVALGAQKIETHNLNEFQEQYKLVSAEIAATRPTARNLFMAVERMDDVVAHAVDVITAKESLTAEAEKIHVEETEATVRIAEFGASLIKDEDTILTHCNTGPLATTGRGTALGIIIEAHRQGKNIQVLATETRPLCQGARLTAWELKKAHVPFRLITDSMAGHFLKEAQVDMVITGADRIARNGDTANKIGTYSIAVLAHENKVPFYIAAPSSTFDDRISTGDDIVIEERSPDEVTHQGGKRVAPESIEVCNPAFDVTPARYIAAFITENGIETRT, encoded by the coding sequence ATGAAAACCGAAACCTACAAGCCTGTCGAATGGCTCGGCGACCGGTTGATGATCATCGACCAGACCCGTCTGCCGCAACATGAAATCTATCTGGAACTGGCTGACCATCACCAGGTGGCGGAGGCCATCAAATCCCTCAAGGTACGTGGTGCCCCGGCTATCGGTGTCGCCGCCGCCTATGGTGTTGCCCTCGGCGCGCAAAAGATTGAGACCCACAATCTCAATGAGTTCCAGGAACAATACAAACTGGTTTCCGCCGAGATCGCCGCCACCCGCCCTACTGCCCGCAATCTCTTCATGGCCGTCGAGCGCATGGATGATGTAGTTGCCCATGCCGTTGATGTCATTACCGCAAAAGAATCCTTGACCGCCGAAGCGGAAAAGATACATGTTGAAGAAACAGAAGCCACCGTCCGGATCGCCGAATTTGGGGCTTCGCTTATCAAAGACGAGGATACCATACTCACCCACTGTAATACCGGCCCTTTAGCCACTACAGGCCGCGGCACCGCCCTCGGTATCATCATCGAGGCTCACCGGCAGGGTAAAAACATTCAGGTTCTGGCCACCGAAACCAGACCGTTATGTCAAGGAGCTCGCCTTACCGCCTGGGAACTCAAAAAGGCTCATGTTCCCTTCCGCTTGATTACCGACTCAATGGCCGGACATTTCTTGAAAGAAGCGCAGGTGGACATGGTTATTACCGGTGCCGACCGCATCGCTAGAAATGGCGATACAGCCAATAAGATCGGTACTTATTCCATCGCTGTCTTGGCCCATGAGAACAAGGTTCCCTTCTACATCGCCGCCCCGTCCAGCACTTTTGACGACCGCATCTCCACCGGAGACGACATCGTCATCGAAGAACGTTCGCCCGACGAAGTCACGCACCAGGGCGGTAAACGCGTTGCACCGGAAAGCATCGAGGTATGCAATCCCGCCTTCGATGTCACCCCGGCGCGGTATATTGCCGCTTTTATCACCGAAAACGGCATTGAAACCCGAACCTGA
- a CDS encoding carboxylic ester hydrolase → MKLKLILGLATAQRLSIIALVLLIPQFSPVALDYPKPDRRYEVGLHTFTLDYQDPQGQTMSIDAAVWYPTSDKVAVYSYSNGAKSYLAVDGALARGLSSYPLIIFNHGFNATEMQSLFLKETLASEGYIVASVHFKDSIWAGMLGLLDFNDHQAGSGIDGYLRNVYQQYFDTYRLSAAEALLNHMVDENDDSASLFYKGINTNAIGMGGHSFGGLTTLGLIGGHSDPLMEDSRIKAALLLSSPSFPFEKNVSNIDIPIMAMRGDYDLLLNRPEDAFWYLGGEVQPPYYYLVLRDADHFIFSESCADIGWVPAGIAEDERLKAIDRYALAFFNLYLKGDTSAITVLSQTSPALLSYDWLTAP, encoded by the coding sequence GTGAAATTGAAACTGATCTTAGGATTAGCAACGGCGCAACGGCTGAGTATTATTGCCCTGGTTTTATTGATTCCTCAGTTCAGTCCAGTCGCCCTGGACTACCCCAAACCGGATCGCCGGTACGAGGTGGGTTTACATACTTTTACTTTAGATTATCAAGACCCGCAAGGCCAGACAATGTCCATTGACGCGGCAGTATGGTACCCCACCAGTGATAAGGTTGCTGTCTACAGTTACAGCAACGGCGCTAAAAGCTATTTAGCGGTTGACGGAGCGCTGGCGCGCGGTCTTTCATCCTATCCGTTGATCATTTTTAATCACGGTTTTAACGCTACAGAAATGCAATCCCTGTTTCTTAAAGAAACACTGGCCAGCGAAGGTTATATTGTCGCTTCAGTGCATTTCAAAGACAGTATTTGGGCGGGTATGCTTGGATTGCTAGATTTCAATGACCACCAGGCTGGCAGCGGTATTGATGGTTACCTGCGTAATGTATACCAACAATATTTTGATACTTATCGTCTTTCGGCAGCAGAAGCCTTGCTAAATCACATGGTAGATGAAAATGATGACTCAGCATCGCTATTCTATAAAGGGATTAATACCAACGCCATAGGTATGGGCGGGCACTCTTTTGGAGGTCTGACCACTCTAGGACTAATCGGTGGTCATTCCGATCCGCTGATGGAAGACAGCCGCATCAAGGCAGCGCTATTACTATCTTCACCATCATTCCCCTTTGAAAAGAATGTCAGTAACATAGACATCCCGATTATGGCCATGCGTGGAGATTATGACCTGTTGCTTAACCGTCCTGAGGATGCTTTCTGGTATTTGGGCGGTGAAGTCCAACCACCTTACTATTACCTGGTGCTGCGTGACGCCGATCATTTCATTTTTTCAGAATCATGCGCGGATATTGGCTGGGTACCGGCAGGTATTGCAGAAGATGAACGCCTGAAAGCTATAGACCGCTATGCCCTGGCTTTCTTTAATCTGTATCTGAAGGGCGACACCTCAGCAATAACTGTATTATCACAAACATCCCCGGCCCTGTTAAGTTATGATTGGCTGACAGCACCGTAG
- a CDS encoding 1-acyl-sn-glycerol-3-phosphate acyltransferase codes for MKIAWYYPLVRLTAMIMFLGTKVTVKGKENMPGNQPFLVCANHVSSADPPLLGLYLPRKPVYFLAKKELFKSSFFGGILKGSGAIPLNREGVSGSSLKQSARVIKSGGALVIFPEGRRNPAGVLSFALPGAGYMAAAFKAPILPVAITGTETIKGHWWFLKRHRVVITIGEPFILTTDDKPDKDALGEYGNQIMKAIAKLLPSHRQGVHGMEQ; via the coding sequence ATGAAGATAGCCTGGTATTATCCGCTGGTACGCCTGACCGCAATGATCATGTTTTTAGGCACCAAAGTTACGGTTAAAGGTAAAGAGAATATGCCGGGGAATCAGCCTTTCCTGGTTTGCGCCAACCACGTCAGTTCCGCCGACCCGCCGCTACTGGGTCTATATCTGCCGCGAAAACCTGTATATTTCTTAGCAAAAAAAGAGCTATTCAAGAGCAGCTTTTTCGGTGGAATACTGAAGGGTTCCGGCGCCATACCGCTTAACAGGGAAGGTGTTTCCGGAAGTTCGCTCAAACAGTCGGCCAGGGTGATTAAAAGCGGCGGGGCGCTGGTTATTTTTCCTGAAGGCCGCCGCAACCCCGCCGGTGTGCTGTCATTTGCTCTACCCGGGGCGGGGTATATGGCGGCAGCGTTCAAGGCGCCGATACTGCCGGTGGCCATTACCGGTACAGAGACCATTAAAGGCCACTGGTGGTTCCTCAAACGTCACCGGGTGGTAATCACTATCGGTGAACCATTCATATTGACTACAGATGATAAGCCAGATAAGGATGCGCTGGGTGAATACGGCAACCAGATAATGAAGGCGATCGCCAAGTTGTTGCCGTCACACCGGCAAGGTGTCCACGGGATGGAACAGTGA
- a CDS encoding methyltransferase — MSCRPIVSSDSGGGLQLCYNVNVDNKQRFSNRVENYVKYRPSYPQQYIGYLVNGIGFKPDSVIADIGAGTGILSKLLAAQVGTVLAVEPNADMRLAAAEYLKDTLNAVIIDACAEDTGLLDASIDFITAGQAFHWFDLEGSQREFRRILRPGGKVALVWNTRDIETPFGREYESLVKQTCLEYLGSGGGSSENLAYRMFFKNGGYDYRVFPNNRHVDLETLIGYSLSTSYAPVKGDSNFPGFVEKLVALYDKYAMAGSLLLSAATHSYVGEI; from the coding sequence ATGTCCTGCCGACCAATTGTATCGTCTGATTCCGGTGGCGGTCTGCAACTTTGTTATAATGTTAATGTGGATAACAAACAAAGGTTCAGTAACCGGGTTGAAAACTACGTCAAGTACCGGCCTTCCTATCCACAGCAATACATCGGCTATCTGGTGAACGGTATCGGTTTCAAGCCGGATTCTGTCATAGCCGATATCGGTGCCGGAACCGGCATTCTGTCAAAACTGCTGGCTGCGCAAGTTGGAACAGTCCTGGCGGTGGAACCCAACGCCGATATGCGCCTCGCCGCCGCGGAATATCTTAAAGACACCCTCAATGCAGTTATCATCGACGCCTGCGCCGAAGACACCGGGTTGCTGGATGCAAGTATCGATTTTATCACCGCCGGTCAGGCATTCCACTGGTTCGATCTCGAAGGCTCCCAGCGGGAATTCCGTCGAATTTTGAGACCCGGTGGTAAAGTAGCGCTGGTATGGAACACCCGTGACATTGAAACTCCCTTCGGACGGGAATATGAATCTTTAGTAAAACAAACCTGTCTGGAATACCTCGGTTCCGGCGGCGGTTCGTCTGAAAATCTGGCATACCGCATGTTTTTTAAAAACGGCGGGTATGACTACCGTGTTTTCCCCAACAACCGACATGTCGACCTGGAGACGCTCATCGGTTACTCCCTGTCGACTTCATATGCTCCGGTTAAAGGCGACAGCAATTTTCCCGGGTTTGTAGAAAAGTTGGTGGCACTTTATGATAAATATGCTATGGCAGGCAGCCTGTTATTGTCGGCTGCCACCCATAGCTACGTTGGTGAAATCTAG
- the crcB gene encoding CrcB: MIALAGALGALSRYALSGAVYAVLGNGFAYGTLIVNVLGSFLLGLVMQIGLSTDVLPPHLRTAVAIGFLGAFTTFSTFSYETVQFIQDGSWGAATLNILSSVILGLIAVAVGIFTGRLIAGGA; this comes from the coding sequence ATGATTGCCCTGGCCGGGGCGTTGGGTGCTTTATCAAGATATGCTTTATCAGGTGCCGTTTATGCGGTATTAGGTAACGGTTTTGCCTATGGCACATTGATTGTCAATGTCCTGGGCAGCTTTTTGCTCGGTCTGGTCATGCAGATCGGACTATCGACCGATGTATTGCCGCCACACCTGCGCACCGCTGTCGCCATCGGTTTCCTGGGAGCCTTTACCACCTTTTCCACCTTCAGCTATGAAACAGTCCAATTCATTCAAGACGGCTCATGGGGTGCCGCAACCTTGAATATCCTTTCCAGCGTCATACTTGGTCTTATTGCCGTTGCAGTTGGGATTTTTACCGGTAGATTAATAGCAGGAGGCGCATGA
- a CDS encoding large-conductance mechanosensitive channel — MLKEFKTFIMRGSVVDLAVGIVIGAAFGAIVNSLVKDVIMPPIGLLLGNVDFSNLFAVLKEGAVGGPYESLAAAQAAGAVTINYGVFINAIISFLILAAAIFFFIMRPLNHLAARQKAKEATVTATPTTKDCPFCATAIPVKAQRCPNCTSDLGNRSA, encoded by the coding sequence ATGTTAAAAGAATTTAAAACTTTTATTATGCGCGGTAGTGTGGTTGATCTGGCAGTAGGTATTGTCATTGGCGCCGCATTTGGGGCAATTGTAAACTCGCTGGTGAAAGACGTAATCATGCCTCCCATCGGGCTTTTATTAGGAAATGTGGATTTTAGTAATCTGTTTGCCGTATTGAAGGAAGGCGCAGTTGGAGGTCCGTACGAATCACTTGCTGCGGCACAGGCTGCGGGCGCCGTCACTATCAATTATGGGGTGTTCATTAACGCGATTATCAGTTTCTTGATACTGGCGGCGGCGATCTTTTTCTTTATAATGCGCCCACTCAACCATCTTGCTGCGCGCCAGAAAGCCAAGGAAGCGACCGTTACCGCCACGCCGACAACCAAGGACTGCCCATTTTGCGCTACGGCTATCCCGGTCAAGGCGCAACGGTGCCCGAATTGCACATCGGACCTTGGCAACAGATCGGCCTAA
- a CDS encoding oxygen-insensitive NADPH nitroreductase, giving the protein MAELNETLRVIGNRRSIRAYSKQPVTGEEKDLILKAAFRSPTAGNLMLYSIIEIEDQQIKDKLAVSCDNQPFIATAPWVLLFLADYQRWFDYFTHCGVEGLAKEQGIPFRKPQSGDLMLACCDALIAAQTAVVAAESLGIGSCYIGDILENYEYHRELFNLPPYTIPITMLCFGHPAKTSARQTSRMNVAAIVHKNKYHRFSGEELGTVYSDTELEFQTRTHAGKYENAGQEIFFRKFAADYATEMNRSVKVMLQNWGQ; this is encoded by the coding sequence GTGGCTGAGTTGAACGAAACCTTGCGGGTCATTGGCAATCGCCGGTCAATACGGGCGTATTCTAAACAGCCGGTTACCGGTGAAGAAAAAGACTTGATCCTAAAGGCTGCGTTCCGGTCACCGACCGCGGGAAATCTGATGCTGTACTCCATCATCGAAATTGAAGATCAGCAGATCAAAGACAAGCTGGCGGTGAGCTGTGATAATCAGCCGTTTATCGCCACGGCGCCGTGGGTGCTGCTGTTTCTGGCCGATTACCAGCGCTGGTTTGATTACTTCACACATTGCGGAGTCGAAGGCTTAGCTAAGGAACAGGGAATTCCTTTCCGGAAGCCTCAATCCGGAGATCTGATGCTGGCCTGTTGTGACGCATTGATTGCGGCGCAGACCGCGGTTGTAGCTGCGGAATCACTCGGTATCGGCTCATGTTACATCGGAGATATACTGGAAAATTACGAATACCACCGCGAACTCTTCAACCTGCCGCCGTATACAATACCAATAACGATGCTGTGCTTCGGACATCCGGCGAAGACATCTGCGAGGCAGACATCAAGGATGAACGTTGCTGCGATTGTTCACAAAAACAAATATCATCGTTTCAGCGGAGAAGAATTAGGGACCGTTTACAGCGATACCGAACTCGAATTCCAGACGAGGACTCATGCCGGTAAATATGAAAATGCCGGACAGGAGATTTTCTTCCGTAAATTTGCGGCGGACTACGCAACGGAGATGAACCGCTCAGTCAAAGTGATGCTGCAAAACTGGGGTCAATAA
- a CDS encoding rieske (2Fe-2S) domain protein: MESFVNKETNRREFVKTAGLAGAGIIFATTTSTLLTGCASITYVSQATRIPKDAYTIVNNYVDVELAKVPELSSVGGSATIEDPDLENYLLIARTSQDEYTVVSSECTHRGKALGYDHENNRFQCSSLGSSKFRLDGTVIEGPADKPLKVYNSFISQDLLMIEVG; this comes from the coding sequence TTGGAATCATTCGTGAACAAAGAAACCAACCGGCGTGAATTTGTAAAAACGGCGGGGCTGGCGGGCGCCGGTATTATTTTTGCAACAACCACTTCTACTTTGCTTACAGGTTGCGCCTCAATTACCTATGTAAGCCAGGCAACAAGAATCCCTAAAGATGCCTACACCATTGTTAATAACTATGTCGATGTCGAATTGGCAAAAGTGCCAGAGCTATCATCGGTCGGGGGCTCAGCCACCATTGAAGACCCGGATCTGGAAAACTATCTTTTGATTGCCAGGACTTCACAAGATGAATATACCGTTGTGTCCAGTGAATGCACCCATCGCGGAAAAGCCTTAGGTTACGACCATGAAAACAACCGCTTTCAGTGTTCCAGCCTCGGCAGCAGCAAGTTTAGACTCGACGGCACGGTAATTGAAGGTCCGGCCGATAAACCTCTGAAAGTTTACAATTCTTTCATTTCTCAGGATCTCTTGATGATTGAGGTTGGATGA
- a CDS encoding dehydrogenase (related to shortchain alcohol dehydrogenases), producing MTQTIKQLFDLSGKVAIVTGAAMGIGKGIAMRLAEAGASVVVSDINLEAAQATVAELRVAGYKARAVQADTSKVSDAEKTVQEALGAFGDLDILVNNAGVYPFASTTEMTEAVWDRTLDINLKGVMFFSQAAAKAMIAKGHGGKIVNIASVDGFHPTGNLISYDASKGGVVMMTKAIAKDLAPNGINVNAIAPGAVKTPGASGGLNGMSQEQIEALTQAFLATIPLGRQGEPDDIARVALFLASEAADYITGTIIVADGGYLVG from the coding sequence ATGACTCAGACAATCAAGCAACTGTTTGATCTATCCGGCAAAGTGGCAATTGTCACCGGTGCGGCTATGGGAATCGGCAAAGGCATAGCGATGCGGCTGGCTGAGGCAGGTGCCAGTGTTGTTGTTTCCGACATTAATTTGGAAGCGGCGCAAGCCACCGTGGCTGAACTACGGGTTGCCGGTTATAAAGCCAGGGCCGTTCAGGCGGATACCAGCAAAGTGTCCGACGCCGAGAAAACAGTACAAGAGGCTTTGGGGGCTTTTGGTGATCTGGATATTCTGGTCAACAATGCCGGGGTCTATCCGTTTGCCTCAACTACTGAAATGACTGAAGCGGTATGGGATAGAACTCTGGATATCAACCTTAAAGGCGTCATGTTCTTTTCACAGGCGGCAGCTAAGGCGATGATTGCCAAAGGTCACGGTGGGAAAATCGTCAATATCGCCTCGGTTGACGGTTTCCATCCCACCGGCAACCTCATCTCCTATGACGCTTCCAAAGGCGGCGTGGTGATGATGACCAAAGCAATTGCCAAGGACCTGGCGCCCAATGGTATCAACGTTAACGCTATTGCCCCTGGCGCTGTAAAAACCCCAGGTGCATCCGGCGGTCTTAACGGTATGAGTCAGGAACAAATAGAAGCTCTGACCCAAGCCTTTTTAGCCACCATCCCACTGGGGCGACAGGGCGAACCTGATGATATTGCCCGGGTAGCGTTGTTCCTGGCCTCTGAAGCAGCTGATTACATCACCGGAACAATCATCGTAGCTGACGGCGGTTATCTGGTAGGATAA
- a CDS encoding ribosomal protein S12 methylthiotransferase (ribosomal protein S12p Asp88 (E. coli) methylthiotransferase), with amino-acid sequence MNKKTFHIVSLGCAKNTVDSDSMSYLLNAAGYAVVANPRRADVLIVNTCGFINSAKEESFKALAKLASKKRSGQVLIAAGCLTQRYGYEVVRRVPGIDAILGTRRWMDIVDLVEGLSCAVRPEARFQISDAATVGGDDHGAPRVAVQGASAYLKIADGCSRQCAFCAIPLIKGPTVSRPMDAILAEAVSLQEKGVREIVLLAQNTTDYGHDRGLKNGLADLLVKMTAAVPGIDWIRIMYAYPGGVTDELIEVMASKKQIVPYLDIPLQHAHPSVLQRMQRPSNIGSINKTLGKMREAMPDIALRSTFIVGYPGETEAEFQSLLNFIEEIRFDKLGAFKFSFEHGTASEALGDSIPDDLKEERLKRLMERQQQISLEKNQQFVDRNLKVLIEGAGQGISIGRSYRDAPEVDGLVIVKGEIPAGEMVTVRINSALVYDLNGVALEAGQE; translated from the coding sequence ATGAACAAGAAAACGTTTCATATTGTTTCGCTGGGCTGCGCCAAGAATACTGTCGACTCTGATTCCATGTCGTACCTGTTGAATGCTGCCGGTTATGCGGTGGTTGCCAACCCGCGGCGGGCTGACGTTTTGATCGTAAACACCTGCGGTTTTATCAATAGCGCCAAGGAGGAGTCGTTCAAGGCGCTGGCCAAATTGGCCTCCAAAAAAAGAAGCGGGCAAGTGTTGATCGCCGCGGGTTGCCTGACACAACGTTACGGCTATGAAGTGGTACGCCGGGTTCCCGGTATCGATGCTATTCTGGGTACCCGCCGCTGGATGGACATAGTTGATTTGGTGGAAGGATTGAGTTGCGCTGTGCGTCCTGAAGCCCGCTTTCAAATATCCGATGCGGCCACCGTTGGCGGTGACGATCATGGCGCGCCGCGTGTGGCAGTGCAGGGCGCCAGCGCCTATCTAAAGATAGCGGATGGCTGTTCCCGGCAATGCGCTTTCTGCGCTATTCCATTAATCAAGGGGCCAACGGTCAGCCGTCCGATGGATGCTATCCTGGCAGAAGCAGTTTCATTGCAAGAGAAAGGCGTACGTGAGATTGTCCTTCTGGCCCAGAATACCACTGATTATGGCCATGACCGGGGTTTAAAAAATGGTCTGGCAGATCTTCTTGTGAAAATGACGGCCGCTGTACCCGGGATTGATTGGATACGCATCATGTACGCTTACCCCGGCGGCGTGACCGATGAACTGATAGAAGTTATGGCCTCCAAAAAGCAGATAGTACCTTATCTTGATATACCTCTCCAACACGCCCACCCATCGGTACTGCAGCGGATGCAGCGTCCATCAAACATCGGCTCAATTAACAAGACTTTGGGCAAAATGCGTGAAGCTATGCCTGATATTGCTTTGAGGAGCACTTTCATTGTCGGTTATCCGGGCGAAACTGAAGCGGAATTTCAAAGCTTGCTTAATTTCATTGAAGAGATCCGTTTTGATAAATTGGGAGCTTTTAAATTTTCCTTTGAACACGGTACTGCCAGCGAAGCGCTTGGTGATTCCATCCCTGATGATTTAAAGGAAGAACGTTTGAAGCGTCTGATGGAGAGGCAGCAACAGATATCTCTTGAAAAGAACCAGCAGTTTGTTGACCGGAACTTAAAGGTGTTAATTGAAGGCGCCGGACAGGGTATATCTATAGGCCGCAGTTATAGGGATGCTCCTGAGGTTGATGGACTGGTCATTGTGAAGGGTGAAATCCCAGCCGGTGAGATGGTTACGGTGCGCATTAACAGCGCACTGGTCTACGACCTGAATGGTGTGGCACTGGAAGCCGGACAGGAATAA